One part of the Thiomicrospira cyclica ALM1 genome encodes these proteins:
- a CDS encoding HopJ type III effector protein produces MSILSPDALIQKLTQGPVAFKDVMATIDHYYDFTPTTFSNGSQHNEAGQNNGSCKIFAFAKRHGLSQQATLNAFGNFYTQDVLGHPSGTDHQNIRQFMQVGWDDVKFSGEPLAPKA; encoded by the coding sequence ATGTCCATCCTATCGCCCGATGCTCTAATACAGAAACTAACACAAGGCCCGGTAGCCTTTAAAGACGTTATGGCAACGATTGATCACTATTACGACTTTACCCCTACGACCTTTAGCAACGGCTCACAACATAACGAAGCCGGTCAAAATAATGGCTCATGCAAAATATTTGCCTTCGCTAAGCGCCATGGTTTAAGCCAACAAGCAACGTTAAATGCGTTTGGCAATTTTTACACGCAGGATGTTCTGGGTCACCCAAGCGGTACCGATCATCAAAACATTCGTCAATTCATGCAGGTGGGTTGGGATGACGTAAAGTTTAGTGGTGAGCCATTAGCGCCAAAAGCTTAG
- a CDS encoding FGGY-family carbohydrate kinase — protein MTQPLILGLDMGTSGFRADLVRGKQRIFSAQQARMSEHASRLGCKQTEQSSQDWLSMLDGLFAQLTDFLPQVNALIADGTSSTLVGVDAYQRVIEPAIMYNDSRALKQAASYQALLDPDSPAQGAQSSLAKALWLTENTSATQIWHQLDWLYAHLLAEPNQLTKTKQSTYSDINTQLKMGVDLQHLSWPDAIQTLAKWPLAQPVLPGQLLGSTSLTAQKRWDLPANCQIYAGTTDSIASFLATPASQPGDLVISLGSTLAFKLISKQPHASAQHGIYSHRLGDTWLVGGASNAGGAVYQQRFLPEKLSQLSQQLAGISNPQLARYPLTQVGERFPIADSRFPASRFDDLTDEMAFISITEGLVALEQAAYDQFHKMGLPIKRIFSIGGGLRNQAWQLRRMAQFGDTLAPLPDPDAPTNTAAFGVTRLITDHF, from the coding sequence ATGACCCAACCACTTATCTTAGGCCTAGATATGGGCACATCGGGCTTTCGAGCCGATCTCGTTAGAGGCAAACAACGCATTTTTAGTGCGCAACAAGCCCGCATGAGTGAGCATGCAAGCCGCCTTGGTTGCAAACAAACTGAACAATCAAGCCAGGACTGGTTAAGCATGTTAGATGGCTTATTTGCACAGTTAACGGATTTTCTACCACAGGTGAATGCCCTGATTGCCGATGGAACCTCCAGCACACTTGTTGGGGTTGATGCCTATCAACGTGTTATCGAACCAGCGATTATGTACAATGATAGTCGTGCGCTTAAACAAGCCGCATCCTATCAAGCGCTGCTCGATCCGGACTCTCCCGCGCAAGGCGCCCAATCCAGTCTTGCTAAAGCCTTATGGTTGACAGAAAACACCTCTGCAACACAAATTTGGCATCAACTAGATTGGCTCTACGCCCATTTGTTAGCAGAACCCAACCAATTAACAAAAACCAAACAATCAACCTACTCTGATATCAACACCCAGCTAAAAATGGGCGTTGATCTCCAACACTTGTCTTGGCCAGATGCGATTCAAACTCTTGCTAAATGGCCACTCGCTCAACCAGTATTACCCGGCCAATTACTTGGCTCGACCAGTTTGACAGCACAAAAACGGTGGGACTTGCCAGCTAACTGCCAAATTTATGCAGGCACAACCGATAGTATCGCTAGCTTTCTAGCCACACCAGCGTCACAACCGGGCGACCTAGTCATTTCACTGGGGTCAACACTGGCTTTTAAACTCATCAGCAAGCAGCCCCATGCATCAGCACAGCATGGCATTTACAGTCATCGCCTAGGTGATACCTGGTTGGTTGGTGGGGCATCCAATGCGGGCGGCGCTGTTTATCAACAACGCTTTTTACCCGAAAAACTCAGCCAACTCAGTCAGCAACTCGCTGGCATCAGTAACCCGCAACTGGCTCGTTATCCTTTAACACAGGTCGGTGAGCGCTTTCCTATTGCGGACTCGCGGTTTCCCGCAAGTCGATTTGATGATTTAACGGATGAGATGGCTTTTATAAGTATCACCGAAGGTTTGGTCGCGCTAGAACAAGCCGCCTATGACCAATTCCATAAAATGGGCTTGCCGATTAAGCGTATCTTTAGCATCGGTGGCGGACTGCGTAACCAGGCCTGGCAATTACGTCGGATGGCACAATTTGGTGATACACTAGCGCCCTTACCAGACCCAGACGCTCCAACTAATACGGCTGCGTTTGGGGTAACCCGTTTAATTACTGACCATTTTTAA
- the smc gene encoding chromosome segregation protein SMC, whose translation MRLSQIKIVGFKSFVEPTKLQLGHALTAIVGPNGCGKSNSLDAVRWVMGESSARELRGGEMNDVLFSGSDQRAPVSQCSVELFFERDSAQTSVSNEPLLAGPFGHLNEIAVKRVHHREEGTRYYLNNQPCRRRDVLDLFNGTGLGPRSYALIGQGSISRIIEAKPDDLRHYIEEVAGIAGYRQRRKETLARLNKAQENLNQLSLLQDELEQQHQHLAKQAEQAQVFQSLQAEIKRLTWQVYQAKWYQTLNKLADLGDDLRRYQADFSSAKQAWDNAQITWVSAKQARQSNLQAWQSQTQAYHQLDKAVSRLQQQHEFSNQQSQQHQQLRQHLQDQQQQATDSLSALAQNRIALTELASELALDIDSQQDVLAELADQLEELVSQHAHLLFEKNQADKHLQQLQRQTTEMEWRKQALGRQLAQAEQQQAWLADNPLDQQEDEQATVDEALATLAERIRIGEEQLASLSAGVQAALTVQKNGQQSLKEAQQAWQTMQAQHDALASLQQSWQDKAQAQIAEQALEGDYQWLLNELDVDPAWQQAVTAWLGPRIHGWLLSTNPVELLTDISSVPESIPFMLWPNASLDKTVSGSLAEVIQAPEALRSLANTIQRRDLALSLTEQLSLLAPGQVIIDQQGHLYYPQAWQAAYEGEGAIYLARADEIAELARQLPVLEAAYNQAQTQLQLLDAELAEQQQAWQAMQAQLPVWQDQYQILEQQHIKEQQRQQSLLQQQQRFELQRQQSSEQIAALQQEFDQLDVQLEADYELLDQVQADFDQQQVLCQQLEQTQAPLLQQQQRLEVQLKQLLTDKASIEQQLAQLHKQETQSQQQLEQARAGLSQLDVTVLPTEVLPPEELLAQEQQLVDMAESLAALEQVLAQSEAEVEVAEQTAQTTQQAYQSCQHQLDTTQQALANQQQQLQFLSNQIQQEGLALPSMTQPAEIANLSLSQLETQLREAKKRLQSLGNVNMTAIDERDDVAARLDELNTNVTDISESIDELEQVIDQLDRQGREQLLSCFNQVNEGFSALFPQLFKGGKASLSWLNSSEDPLEDGLTVMAQPPGKRNSRIQLLSGGEKTLTALALIFAIFQLRPAPFCILDEVDAPLDDSNVIRFCGLVSSLSEKVQFIIITHNKTTMAMAHQLLGVSMNEPGVSRLVSVDLAKAVEMIGEEDA comes from the coding sequence ATGCGCTTATCTCAGATCAAAATTGTTGGTTTTAAATCGTTTGTAGAGCCTACCAAGTTGCAGTTGGGGCATGCATTGACCGCGATAGTCGGACCCAACGGCTGTGGTAAATCCAATAGTCTGGATGCGGTGCGTTGGGTTATGGGAGAAAGTTCTGCACGTGAATTACGCGGCGGCGAAATGAATGATGTGTTGTTTAGTGGCAGTGATCAGCGCGCACCGGTGAGTCAATGCAGTGTGGAGTTGTTTTTTGAACGTGATTCTGCGCAAACATCGGTCTCAAATGAACCTCTGCTGGCAGGGCCATTTGGTCATTTGAACGAGATTGCGGTTAAACGGGTTCATCACCGTGAAGAGGGCACTCGTTACTATTTAAATAATCAACCTTGCCGCCGTCGCGATGTTTTGGATTTATTTAATGGTACGGGATTAGGGCCACGCAGTTATGCATTGATCGGTCAGGGATCGATTAGTCGCATTATAGAGGCCAAGCCAGATGATTTACGTCATTACATAGAAGAAGTGGCTGGCATTGCGGGTTATCGTCAGCGACGTAAAGAAACCCTAGCTCGATTGAATAAAGCACAAGAGAATTTAAACCAGCTTAGCTTACTTCAAGACGAGCTTGAACAGCAGCATCAACACCTAGCTAAGCAAGCCGAGCAAGCTCAGGTTTTTCAGAGTCTGCAAGCCGAGATTAAGCGATTAACCTGGCAGGTATATCAAGCTAAATGGTATCAAACCCTAAATAAGTTGGCGGACTTGGGTGATGATTTACGACGCTATCAAGCTGATTTTAGTTCCGCAAAGCAGGCTTGGGATAACGCACAAATCACTTGGGTGTCGGCGAAACAGGCTCGACAAAGCAATTTACAGGCCTGGCAAAGTCAAACCCAAGCCTATCATCAATTGGATAAAGCGGTTAGCCGCTTACAGCAACAGCATGAGTTTTCAAATCAGCAGTCACAACAACATCAGCAACTACGCCAGCACCTTCAAGACCAGCAACAACAAGCGACAGATTCGCTGAGTGCCTTAGCGCAAAACCGCATAGCTTTAACGGAATTGGCCAGTGAATTAGCCTTAGATATAGATTCCCAGCAGGATGTGCTCGCCGAGCTAGCAGATCAGCTTGAAGAACTGGTATCCCAGCATGCCCATTTGCTATTCGAAAAAAATCAAGCCGATAAACACCTCCAGCAACTACAACGGCAAACCACTGAGATGGAGTGGCGTAAGCAGGCGCTTGGACGTCAGCTGGCGCAAGCCGAACAGCAGCAGGCCTGGTTGGCAGATAATCCGCTCGACCAGCAAGAGGATGAGCAAGCAACCGTTGATGAGGCTTTAGCGACATTAGCGGAACGTATTCGTATCGGAGAAGAGCAACTTGCATCGCTGTCTGCGGGTGTTCAAGCGGCACTTACGGTTCAAAAAAACGGTCAACAATCTTTAAAAGAGGCTCAGCAGGCCTGGCAGACAATGCAAGCCCAACACGATGCCTTAGCCAGTCTACAGCAAAGCTGGCAGGACAAAGCGCAAGCGCAGATTGCTGAACAGGCTCTGGAAGGCGACTACCAATGGTTATTAAATGAGCTGGATGTTGATCCCGCTTGGCAGCAGGCAGTCACTGCATGGCTTGGGCCGCGTATTCATGGTTGGTTGTTATCGACTAATCCAGTTGAATTATTAACCGATATATCATCTGTGCCAGAGTCTATTCCTTTTATGCTTTGGCCAAATGCATCACTCGATAAAACTGTGTCTGGAAGTTTAGCCGAGGTTATTCAGGCACCGGAAGCGTTACGCTCGTTAGCCAATACTATCCAGCGGCGTGATCTGGCGCTATCGCTCACTGAGCAACTGTCTTTATTAGCGCCAGGACAAGTCATTATTGATCAACAAGGGCATCTCTATTACCCGCAGGCCTGGCAAGCCGCTTATGAAGGTGAGGGGGCTATTTATTTGGCGCGAGCGGATGAAATAGCTGAATTAGCGCGACAATTACCCGTATTAGAAGCGGCTTACAATCAAGCTCAGACACAACTGCAACTATTAGATGCGGAACTAGCAGAGCAGCAGCAGGCCTGGCAAGCTATGCAAGCCCAGTTGCCGGTTTGGCAAGATCAATATCAAATCCTCGAACAACAGCATATAAAAGAGCAACAGCGCCAGCAATCTTTACTTCAACAGCAACAACGTTTTGAATTGCAGCGCCAGCAATCCTCCGAACAAATAGCGGCTTTGCAACAAGAATTTGACCAGCTGGATGTGCAACTAGAGGCAGACTATGAATTACTGGATCAAGTTCAAGCAGACTTTGATCAACAACAGGTTTTGTGTCAACAACTAGAGCAGACCCAAGCACCATTACTCCAGCAACAACAACGTCTAGAGGTACAACTCAAACAGCTCTTAACCGACAAAGCTTCTATCGAGCAACAACTGGCACAACTGCACAAGCAAGAAACCCAATCTCAACAACAGTTGGAGCAGGCAAGGGCTGGCTTGTCACAATTAGATGTAACCGTGTTGCCAACTGAGGTTTTGCCACCTGAAGAGTTACTTGCTCAGGAACAACAATTGGTCGATATGGCTGAGTCCTTAGCCGCATTAGAGCAGGTTTTAGCGCAATCTGAAGCCGAGGTTGAGGTCGCAGAGCAAACAGCGCAAACAACTCAGCAAGCCTATCAAAGTTGCCAACATCAACTGGACACAACGCAACAGGCGCTAGCAAATCAGCAACAGCAACTCCAGTTTCTAAGTAATCAAATTCAACAAGAAGGTCTAGCGTTACCCAGTATGACGCAACCAGCAGAAATCGCTAATCTATCTCTATCGCAGTTGGAGACTCAGTTACGTGAAGCAAAAAAACGGCTCCAATCCCTAGGTAATGTGAATATGACTGCAATTGACGAACGGGATGACGTGGCGGCACGATTAGATGAATTAAACACCAACGTAACTGATATTAGTGAGTCGATTGACGAACTGGAACAGGTTATTGATCAGTTAGATCGGCAAGGGCGTGAACAGCTACTGAGTTGTTTTAATCAGGTAAATGAGGGTTTTTCGGCGTTATTTCCGCAACTCTTTAAAGGCGGCAAAGCCTCGCTAAGTTGGCTAAATTCGAGTGAAGATCCGTTAGAGGACGGCTTAACGGTGATGGCGCAACCACCGGGTAAACGTAATAGTCGGATTCAACTTTTGTCTGGTGGCGAAAAGACCCTCACAGCATTAGCCTTGATCTTTGCAATCTTTCAATTACGACCCGCTCCCTTCTGTATACTTGATGAAGTCGATGCGCCTTTAGATGATTCCAATGTTATTCGTTTCTGTGGACTAGTCAGCAGCCTATCAGAGAAGGTACAATTCATTATTATTACTCATAACAAAACCACCATGGCGATGGCGCACCAGTTGCTAGGTGTAAGTATGAACGAGCCGGGTGTATCCCGACTGGTGAGTGTTGATTTAGCAAAGGCCGTCGAAATGATAGGAGAAGAAGACGCATGA
- a CDS encoding cell division protein ZipA, with translation MNEMQWILLAFAVVVVVAIYFVSQKRSSRQVKSRERAPRNKSSRSLDIKKQWAKVDFGASDTDSSSGMKPNADSSETQQAPMTPSIKSTHEAPTNNKIINNPANEDDAFNYMQEKLQLEEEIERQQDHAATSYAAQLTPEQTAAQQTRHKVIEIDDMFPADESYYSPEARDGRHQYNETASQLEVPLDNREPETFAILVLSIADEFSIKAIDQVLKTNGLIYNAEAGIFVKKVNNKTVLRVANIFEPGIFPAEWEEGASTAGIAIILQLPTHIKAPRAMDELILTARRVSQSLRGRMYDMERRMIRETDLQAMRERALDYETTRI, from the coding sequence ATGAATGAAATGCAGTGGATTTTATTGGCTTTTGCCGTCGTTGTCGTGGTTGCAATTTATTTTGTTAGTCAAAAACGCTCATCTCGTCAGGTTAAGTCACGCGAGAGGGCTCCGAGAAACAAATCTTCTCGTTCACTAGACATAAAAAAACAGTGGGCTAAAGTGGATTTTGGCGCTTCTGATACCGATAGTTCTTCAGGCATGAAACCCAATGCTGATAGTTCTGAAACGCAACAAGCACCAATGACTCCGAGCATTAAAAGTACCCATGAAGCCCCCACCAATAATAAGATCATTAATAACCCAGCTAACGAAGATGACGCCTTTAATTATATGCAAGAAAAGCTGCAACTTGAAGAGGAAATAGAGCGACAACAAGATCATGCGGCTACCTCTTACGCGGCACAACTCACGCCGGAACAAACTGCAGCACAACAAACTAGGCACAAGGTTATTGAAATTGATGATATGTTTCCAGCGGATGAAAGCTATTATTCGCCAGAAGCGCGTGATGGACGCCATCAATATAATGAGACAGCCAGTCAGTTAGAAGTGCCTCTTGATAATCGCGAACCCGAAACTTTTGCTATTCTTGTATTATCAATTGCCGACGAGTTTTCTATCAAAGCGATTGATCAGGTCCTAAAAACTAATGGTTTAATTTATAATGCTGAAGCCGGTATTTTTGTCAAAAAGGTCAATAATAAAACGGTTCTTCGTGTTGCTAATATTTTTGAACCCGGCATTTTCCCAGCGGAATGGGAAGAGGGAGCCAGCACAGCCGGTATTGCGATTATTTTACAATTGCCAACACATATAAAAGCACCTAGAGCTATGGATGAGTTGATTCTTACGGCTCGCCGTGTTTCACAAAGTTTACGAGGCCGTATGTATGACATGGAGCGTCGGATGATTCGTGAGACCGATCTTCAGGCTATGCGTGAGCGTGCGCTTGACTATGAAACGACTCGGATTTGA
- the ligA gene encoding NAD-dependent DNA ligase LigA — protein MKDAVAALNHQDYLKLCAEISQHNQAYYHDDQPIISDAQYDLIYQQLLALEALHPDWVTSESPTQQVGFHANQAFRPVKHSLPMLSLDNSFDDQDLAAFYQRALDRLLQLQHPSIISDVSQLSHALNFFAEPKLDGLALSLRYESGRLVTAATRGDGETGEDVTHNARTIAAIPKRLQGDHWPALLEVRGEVFMTKSALAQLNEQQAAKGDKPFANPRNAAAGSLRQLDPKVTAQRQLDFYCYGWGEISPSFDLPTHYAGVMSLLAQWGFPVNPLGRTVIGLDAMITYYTELAEQRADLGYEIDGIVYKLADLSAQATLGFTAKFPRWAIARKFPAQEVWTDLLGIDIQVGRTGALTPVARLTPVAVGGVIVANATLHNLDEIRRKDIRIGDKVIVRRAGDVIPEVVGPLVDQRPSNVRTFEMPPTCPVCESAVFKDPDKAVYRCSGGLYCPAQQQRALEHFVSRKAMDIQGLGGKVISQLIAAKLVAHPDDFYQLSLDELLKLERMAEKSAQNLLDAIAASKQTTLARFIFALGIPEVGEVTAKNLARNFGELDGLLAADADQLLAIPDVGPVVAQQIERFFAQTHNREVIAGLLNAGIQWPPLQGQPPTNSTEQTAETQPQKETLFTNKTLVITGSFVGQSRTDLAALLEQMGAKVTSSVSKNTDFLIAGDKAGSKLTKAIALDVPVITADELTRILGAADGSTP, from the coding sequence ATGAAGGATGCTGTCGCTGCTTTAAACCATCAAGACTACCTGAAACTTTGTGCTGAAATTAGCCAGCACAATCAGGCTTACTACCATGATGATCAACCAATCATTAGTGACGCTCAGTACGATTTAATCTATCAGCAGCTTTTAGCGTTAGAAGCTCTTCATCCTGATTGGGTAACCAGTGAATCGCCCACGCAACAGGTCGGGTTTCATGCCAACCAAGCCTTTAGACCCGTCAAACATAGTCTACCGATGTTGTCTTTAGACAATAGTTTTGATGATCAGGATCTAGCGGCTTTTTATCAGCGCGCATTAGACCGTTTGTTGCAATTGCAACACCCATCTATCATATCGGATGTTAGTCAGTTATCCCATGCTCTCAATTTTTTTGCAGAACCAAAGCTGGATGGCTTAGCTTTAAGTTTACGTTATGAATCCGGGCGTTTGGTTACTGCGGCTACTCGCGGCGATGGTGAAACCGGAGAAGATGTCACTCATAATGCTCGCACGATTGCTGCGATTCCTAAAAGGTTACAGGGTGACCATTGGCCTGCGCTGTTAGAGGTGCGCGGTGAAGTTTTTATGACGAAGTCCGCCTTAGCCCAGCTCAATGAACAACAGGCGGCAAAAGGTGATAAACCTTTTGCGAATCCTCGCAATGCCGCTGCCGGAAGTTTGCGTCAGCTAGACCCTAAAGTTACAGCACAACGTCAACTTGATTTTTATTGCTATGGCTGGGGAGAGATTAGTCCGTCTTTTGATCTGCCAACACACTATGCCGGTGTTATGTCGTTATTAGCCCAGTGGGGGTTTCCAGTAAATCCGCTTGGTCGGACGGTTATTGGCCTAGATGCGATGATAACCTACTATACCGAGTTGGCTGAACAGCGTGCTGATCTCGGCTATGAAATTGATGGTATTGTTTATAAATTAGCCGATTTATCGGCACAGGCGACCTTGGGATTTACCGCCAAATTTCCGCGCTGGGCCATTGCGCGTAAGTTTCCAGCTCAGGAGGTTTGGACTGATTTATTGGGTATTGATATTCAAGTGGGGCGTACCGGCGCATTAACCCCCGTTGCTCGCCTAACGCCAGTTGCCGTCGGTGGTGTTATTGTTGCTAATGCCACCTTGCATAATTTGGATGAAATTCGTCGCAAGGATATCCGTATAGGTGATAAGGTGATTGTTCGACGTGCTGGTGATGTCATTCCAGAAGTGGTCGGACCTTTAGTGGATCAACGACCTAGTAATGTCCGCACATTCGAGATGCCACCAACTTGTCCGGTTTGTGAGTCTGCCGTCTTTAAGGACCCCGATAAAGCCGTTTATCGTTGTAGTGGCGGATTATATTGTCCCGCCCAGCAGCAACGGGCCTTAGAGCACTTTGTATCGCGCAAAGCCATGGATATACAGGGTTTAGGCGGCAAGGTGATCAGTCAACTAATTGCGGCTAAATTAGTGGCACATCCGGATGATTTTTATCAGCTTAGTCTTGATGAATTACTCAAACTGGAGCGCATGGCTGAAAAATCAGCGCAGAATCTTCTAGATGCGATTGCGGCCTCAAAACAAACAACTTTAGCCCGATTTATTTTTGCGCTAGGTATTCCCGAAGTTGGCGAAGTGACTGCCAAAAACTTGGCTAGAAACTTTGGTGAACTTGACGGGCTGTTAGCTGCGGATGCTGACCAGTTGCTAGCCATTCCCGATGTGGGGCCGGTTGTTGCCCAACAAATAGAACGATTTTTTGCGCAAACTCACAATCGCGAGGTGATTGCCGGCTTATTAAACGCGGGTATTCAATGGCCGCCTCTTCAAGGGCAGCCGCCAACTAATAGCACGGAACAGACAGCTGAGACCCAACCGCAAAAGGAAACTCTTTTTACTAATAAGACGCTCGTTATTACCGGCAGTTTTGTTGGCCAGTCACGAACGGATTTAGCTGCGTTGCTGGAGCAGATGGGGGCCAAAGTGACCAGTAGTGTCTCAAAAAATACCGATTTTTTAATTGCCGGCGACAAAGCCGGTTCTAAACTAACCAAGGCTATTGCACTGGATGTGCCAGTGATAACCGCCGATGAATTAACGCGCATTTTAGGAGCAGCAGATGGTTCGACCCCGTAA
- the yjgA gene encoding ribosome biogenesis factor YjgA, with the protein MVRPRNVGKVNRKKPIPEWEQEEFTSRTDIKLAAQEVTDIGVSLAEFSDSQIKKMQLPAELLEAVLLLKTMTAGPAIKRQRLFIGKWLRQHEDELADIRARLIEAEERAKKQNLHFQKLERWRDRLLSEGDDALTALLEDFPQADRTLLRQHIRNAQKEAELNKPPKAARAIFQYLRGLEW; encoded by the coding sequence ATGGTTCGACCCCGTAATGTGGGCAAGGTAAATCGTAAAAAACCGATTCCAGAATGGGAGCAGGAAGAATTTACCAGTCGTACAGATATAAAATTAGCCGCCCAGGAAGTTACCGATATTGGCGTATCTTTGGCGGAGTTTAGTGACAGCCAGATCAAAAAAATGCAGCTACCTGCCGAATTATTGGAAGCCGTACTGCTGTTAAAAACTATGACGGCAGGGCCTGCCATCAAGCGTCAACGCTTATTTATAGGTAAGTGGTTACGCCAGCATGAAGATGAATTGGCTGATATTCGAGCACGATTGATTGAAGCGGAAGAGCGAGCAAAAAAACAAAACCTGCACTTTCAGAAATTGGAGCGTTGGCGTGATCGTTTATTAAGCGAAGGTGATGATGCGCTGACAGCGTTGTTAGAGGACTTCCCACAAGCGGATCGTACCTTATTGCGTCAGCATATTCGTAATGCGCAAAAAGAAGCGGAATTAAATAAGCCACCAAAGGCGGCACGGGCGATTTTTCAATATCTTAGAGGCTTGGAGTGGTAA
- a CDS encoding DMT family transporter — translation MFPISLAYLVVILIWTTTPLAIQWSGESDWFFGVAARLILSALIILPMIIVFKQQRFDLSWSAFKVYAAAAIGLLGGMTPVYWAAQTMPSGWIALIWGMNPIVTGLLIYFILRTERLTPAKWLGIGVSLIGLMVLFVPNLESVSTQDLLLQGLIVALIGVFFHSLSTVLVKKTAHNLPPLHVVTGALWITSIVFLIIHPTVLLDWPPLSTRTSWALGYLILVGSVIGFALYYYVLKHLDALRLGMIPMITPVFAVALGVAVNNEQLSLPVIFGAILILAGLLLFELERFYRLIKRRQQTNSID, via the coding sequence ATGTTCCCGATTAGTCTTGCGTATTTGGTGGTAATACTTATTTGGACCACCACACCTCTTGCCATTCAATGGAGTGGTGAGTCTGACTGGTTTTTTGGGGTAGCGGCCCGATTGATCCTAAGTGCGTTAATCATACTGCCAATGATTATTGTATTTAAACAACAACGCTTTGATCTCAGCTGGTCTGCGTTTAAGGTCTATGCAGCCGCGGCAATCGGCCTATTAGGTGGCATGACACCCGTCTATTGGGCTGCTCAAACCATGCCTTCCGGATGGATCGCCTTAATTTGGGGCATGAACCCAATAGTCACGGGTTTGCTCATTTATTTTATTCTTCGAACAGAACGCCTGACACCGGCAAAATGGCTTGGAATCGGTGTTAGCTTGATCGGTTTAATGGTGCTATTTGTACCTAATCTCGAATCGGTCTCAACACAGGATTTACTCCTTCAAGGCCTGATCGTAGCCTTAATTGGCGTCTTTTTTCATTCATTAAGTACGGTACTGGTCAAAAAAACCGCTCACAATCTGCCACCCCTGCACGTCGTTACCGGTGCCCTATGGATTACCAGTATCGTATTTTTAATCATTCACCCGACCGTATTGTTGGATTGGCCGCCTTTATCAACTCGGACAAGTTGGGCTCTGGGCTATTTAATTTTGGTCGGTTCTGTCATTGGCTTTGCGCTCTATTATTATGTGCTCAAGCACTTAGATGCGTTACGTTTAGGCATGATTCCGATGATTACGCCCGTATTTGCGGTCGCTTTGGGCGTTGCCGTTAATAACGAGCAACTGAGTTTGCCCGTTATCTTTGGCGCAATATTGATCTTAGCAGGCCTGCTATTGTTTGAGTTAGAGCGGTTTTACCGGCTAATCAAACGCCGCCAGCAAACGAACTCAATTGATTAA
- a CDS encoding asparaginase domain-containing protein, which translates to MAQISILACGGTLDKDYDPLTGELVFGHTHLMELLNQANHTLHISVQEIMLKDSLLMDDADRDLLYQACSKTPNQQIVITHGTDTMPETATYLANRAANLAQKTLILTGAMRPFKLGQSDASFNLGAALMAVQHLPADVYIVMNGQVFSAHQVQKDRSRGVFLANTEH; encoded by the coding sequence ATGGCTCAGATCAGTATATTAGCTTGTGGCGGTACGCTAGATAAAGACTATGATCCCCTAACGGGTGAACTAGTGTTTGGTCACACCCATCTAATGGAGTTACTGAATCAAGCCAATCACACGCTTCATATTTCAGTGCAAGAAATCATGCTAAAAGACAGCCTGTTGATGGATGATGCTGACCGCGACCTTCTCTACCAGGCCTGCTCAAAAACACCTAACCAACAAATTGTGATTACCCACGGCACCGATACAATGCCCGAAACCGCAACTTATCTGGCTAATCGCGCAGCAAATTTGGCACAGAAAACCCTCATTTTAACCGGCGCGATGCGACCTTTTAAGTTGGGGCAATCTGATGCCAGCTTTAACTTAGGTGCGGCTCTGATGGCCGTACAACATCTTCCCGCAGACGTTTATATTGTCATGAATGGCCAGGTTTTTTCAGCCCATCAGGTGCAAAAAGATCGAAGCAGGGGCGTCTTTCTAGCCAACACTGAACATTAA
- the lexA gene encoding transcriptional repressor LexA, giving the protein MSKLAYLIPKRQQKLAFNDNAAFELIDEDWVEVPLVGWTYAGEPRQMELDYDTVSIPKSLVKKETFALRVKGDSMIEEDICDGDIVIIERCNSAENGESVVVRINQEEITMKKLFIEQDGVRLQPANAEMKPIFLKNQDIEILGIVRGILRPT; this is encoded by the coding sequence ATGAGTAAACTCGCCTATCTCATACCAAAACGCCAACAAAAACTGGCCTTTAATGACAATGCCGCTTTTGAACTGATCGACGAGGATTGGGTGGAAGTTCCACTGGTCGGTTGGACCTATGCTGGTGAACCCCGTCAAATGGAACTGGATTATGACACGGTCAGTATCCCAAAAAGCTTGGTTAAAAAAGAAACCTTTGCCTTGCGCGTTAAAGGTGACTCTATGATTGAAGAAGATATTTGTGATGGCGACATTGTGATCATTGAACGCTGCAACTCAGCAGAAAATGGAGAATCGGTGGTGGTGCGCATTAATCAAGAAGAAATCACCATGAAAAAACTGTTTATCGAGCAAGATGGTGTACGTTTACAGCCAGCAAATGCCGAGATGAAACCAATTTTTTTAAAGAATCAGGATATTGAAATCCTAGGAATTGTGCGCGGCATACTGCGCCCAACCTAA